Proteins encoded within one genomic window of Brassica rapa cultivar Chiifu-401-42 chromosome A09, CAAS_Brap_v3.01, whole genome shotgun sequence:
- the LOC117127855 gene encoding B3 domain-containing protein REM7-like isoform X2 gives MVPIPYLKSPNQTRFPLIFGKPFPLSTLRRHNRGRSPLPPPATANSTEEETPDQQRPIPPIATQPKMVQPQEPHFFQPLLPGFQTHLTIPIVFFSKHIQGKTNGNTWTLTSDAMDQTWQVIQEERRLTRGWKEFAEAHDLRIGDIVIFKLKGSMVFHVTPFGPSCCDIQYTYPNSMEEAHDHQNNRTGARFSYSWDYCFKAEVTDSNVREDKLVSETSVLLCTYTSLCCSDTYVYVLLLQNLPVGATGCNALNKECKKAKLVNIEGKAWNVSMRFNESGGFYYIKGWRKFCAENKCHIGDSFVFNVVGDGNTLPLMCVCSPSKECLKSAGDIASSSRVN, from the exons ATGGTACCAATTCCCTATCTTAAATCCCCAAACCAGACCCGATTCCCTCTCATTTTCGGGAAGCCCTTCCCTCTCTCGACACTTCGGCGACACAACCGAGGGAGATCCCCGCTACCCCCACCAGCGACGGCCAATTCCACCGAAGAGGAGACTCCTGACCAGCAACGGCCAATCCCACCGATAGCGACACAACCGAAG ATGGTGCAACCGCAAGAACCTCATTTCTTCCAACCTTTGCTTCCTGGATTCCAGACTCACTTG ACAATACCCATTGTATTTTTCTCCAAGCACATCCAAGGGAAGACGAATGGGAACACATGGACACTAACATCCGACGCTATGGATCAAACATGGCAAGTGATACAAGAAGAGAGGCGACTCACCCGAGGTTGGAAGGAGTTCGCTGAGGCACATGACCTTCGAATAGGAgacattgtcatcttcaaacTCAAAGGTTCCATGGTCTTTCACGTCACTCCCTTTGGTCCGAGCTGCTGTGACATCCAGTACACATATCCCAACTCAATGGAAGAAGCCCATGACCACCAGAACAATA GAACAGGGGCTAGGTTTTCTTACTCGTGGGACTACTGTTTTAAGGCTGAGGTCACGGATTCTAATGTCCGTGAAGACAAACTTGTGAGTGAAACGAGTGTTCTTTTGTGTACTTACACATCTTTATGTTGTTCTGACACATATGTTTATGTTCTTTTGTTGCAGAATCTCCCTGTGGGGGCTACTGGTTGTAATGCTCTGAACAAAGAATGCAAGAAGGCGAAACTAGTGAACATAGAGGGAAAGGCGTGGAATGTGTCAATGCGATTTAACGAATCAGGCGGCTTCTACTACATCAAAGGGTGGAGAAAGTTCTGTGCTGAAAACAAATGCCACATTGGAGACAGCTTTGTCTTCAATGTGGTTGGAGATGGGAACACTTTGCCATTGATGTGTGTCTGTTCTCCAAGTAAGGAGTGTCTTAAATCTGCAGGTGACATTGCTTCTTCCTCCCGGGTGAACTAG
- the LOC117127855 gene encoding B3 domain-containing protein REM7-like isoform X4, which translates to MVPIPYLKSPNQTRFPLIFGKPFPLSTLRRHNRGRSPLPPPATANSTEEETPDQQRPIPPIATQPKMVQPQEPHFFQPLLPGFQTHLTIPIVFFSKHIQGKTNGNTWTLTSDAMDQTWQVIQEERRLTRGWKEFAEAHDLRIGDIVIFKLKGSMVFHVTPFGPSCCDIQYTYPNSMEEAHDHQNNRTGARFSYSWDYCFKAEVTDSNVREDKLNLPVGATGCNALNKECKKAKLVNIEGKAWNVSMRFNESGGFYYIKGWRKFCAENKCHIGDSFVFNVVGDGNTLPLMCVCSPSKECLKSAGDIASSSRVN; encoded by the exons ATGGTACCAATTCCCTATCTTAAATCCCCAAACCAGACCCGATTCCCTCTCATTTTCGGGAAGCCCTTCCCTCTCTCGACACTTCGGCGACACAACCGAGGGAGATCCCCGCTACCCCCACCAGCGACGGCCAATTCCACCGAAGAGGAGACTCCTGACCAGCAACGGCCAATCCCACCGATAGCGACACAACCGAAG ATGGTGCAACCGCAAGAACCTCATTTCTTCCAACCTTTGCTTCCTGGATTCCAGACTCACTTG ACAATACCCATTGTATTTTTCTCCAAGCACATCCAAGGGAAGACGAATGGGAACACATGGACACTAACATCCGACGCTATGGATCAAACATGGCAAGTGATACAAGAAGAGAGGCGACTCACCCGAGGTTGGAAGGAGTTCGCTGAGGCACATGACCTTCGAATAGGAgacattgtcatcttcaaacTCAAAGGTTCCATGGTCTTTCACGTCACTCCCTTTGGTCCGAGCTGCTGTGACATCCAGTACACATATCCCAACTCAATGGAAGAAGCCCATGACCACCAGAACAATA GAACAGGGGCTAGGTTTTCTTACTCGTGGGACTACTGTTTTAAGGCTGAGGTCACGGATTCTAATGTCCGTGAAGACAAACTT AATCTCCCTGTGGGGGCTACTGGTTGTAATGCTCTGAACAAAGAATGCAAGAAGGCGAAACTAGTGAACATAGAGGGAAAGGCGTGGAATGTGTCAATGCGATTTAACGAATCAGGCGGCTTCTACTACATCAAAGGGTGGAGAAAGTTCTGTGCTGAAAACAAATGCCACATTGGAGACAGCTTTGTCTTCAATGTGGTTGGAGATGGGAACACTTTGCCATTGATGTGTGTCTGTTCTCCAAGTAAGGAGTGTCTTAAATCTGCAGGTGACATTGCTTCTTCCTCCCGGGTGAACTAG
- the LOC117127855 gene encoding B3 domain-containing protein REM7-like isoform X1 codes for MVPIPYLKSPNQTRFPLIFGKPFPLSTLRRHNRGRSPLPPPATANSTEEETPDQQRPIPPIATQPKMVQPQEPHFFQPLLPGFQTHLTIPIVFFSKHIQGKTNGNTWTLTSDAMDQTWQVIQEERRLTRGWKEFAEAHDLRIGDIVIFKLKGSMVFHVTPFGPSCCDIQYTYPNSMEEAHDHQNNTGTGARFSYSWDYCFKAEVTDSNVREDKLVSETSVLLCTYTSLCCSDTYVYVLLLQNLPVGATGCNALNKECKKAKLVNIEGKAWNVSMRFNESGGFYYIKGWRKFCAENKCHIGDSFVFNVVGDGNTLPLMCVCSPSKECLKSAGDIASSSRVN; via the exons ATGGTACCAATTCCCTATCTTAAATCCCCAAACCAGACCCGATTCCCTCTCATTTTCGGGAAGCCCTTCCCTCTCTCGACACTTCGGCGACACAACCGAGGGAGATCCCCGCTACCCCCACCAGCGACGGCCAATTCCACCGAAGAGGAGACTCCTGACCAGCAACGGCCAATCCCACCGATAGCGACACAACCGAAG ATGGTGCAACCGCAAGAACCTCATTTCTTCCAACCTTTGCTTCCTGGATTCCAGACTCACTTG ACAATACCCATTGTATTTTTCTCCAAGCACATCCAAGGGAAGACGAATGGGAACACATGGACACTAACATCCGACGCTATGGATCAAACATGGCAAGTGATACAAGAAGAGAGGCGACTCACCCGAGGTTGGAAGGAGTTCGCTGAGGCACATGACCTTCGAATAGGAgacattgtcatcttcaaacTCAAAGGTTCCATGGTCTTTCACGTCACTCCCTTTGGTCCGAGCTGCTGTGACATCCAGTACACATATCCCAACTCAATGGAAGAAGCCCATGACCACCAGAACAATA CAGGAACAGGGGCTAGGTTTTCTTACTCGTGGGACTACTGTTTTAAGGCTGAGGTCACGGATTCTAATGTCCGTGAAGACAAACTTGTGAGTGAAACGAGTGTTCTTTTGTGTACTTACACATCTTTATGTTGTTCTGACACATATGTTTATGTTCTTTTGTTGCAGAATCTCCCTGTGGGGGCTACTGGTTGTAATGCTCTGAACAAAGAATGCAAGAAGGCGAAACTAGTGAACATAGAGGGAAAGGCGTGGAATGTGTCAATGCGATTTAACGAATCAGGCGGCTTCTACTACATCAAAGGGTGGAGAAAGTTCTGTGCTGAAAACAAATGCCACATTGGAGACAGCTTTGTCTTCAATGTGGTTGGAGATGGGAACACTTTGCCATTGATGTGTGTCTGTTCTCCAAGTAAGGAGTGTCTTAAATCTGCAGGTGACATTGCTTCTTCCTCCCGGGTGAACTAG
- the LOC117127855 gene encoding B3 domain-containing protein REM7-like isoform X3: MVPIPYLKSPNQTRFPLIFGKPFPLSTLRRHNRGRSPLPPPATANSTEEETPDQQRPIPPIATQPKMVQPQEPHFFQPLLPGFQTHLTIPIVFFSKHIQGKTNGNTWTLTSDAMDQTWQVIQEERRLTRGWKEFAEAHDLRIGDIVIFKLKGSMVFHVTPFGPSCCDIQYTYPNSMEEAHDHQNNTGTGARFSYSWDYCFKAEVTDSNVREDKLNLPVGATGCNALNKECKKAKLVNIEGKAWNVSMRFNESGGFYYIKGWRKFCAENKCHIGDSFVFNVVGDGNTLPLMCVCSPSKECLKSAGDIASSSRVN, translated from the exons ATGGTACCAATTCCCTATCTTAAATCCCCAAACCAGACCCGATTCCCTCTCATTTTCGGGAAGCCCTTCCCTCTCTCGACACTTCGGCGACACAACCGAGGGAGATCCCCGCTACCCCCACCAGCGACGGCCAATTCCACCGAAGAGGAGACTCCTGACCAGCAACGGCCAATCCCACCGATAGCGACACAACCGAAG ATGGTGCAACCGCAAGAACCTCATTTCTTCCAACCTTTGCTTCCTGGATTCCAGACTCACTTG ACAATACCCATTGTATTTTTCTCCAAGCACATCCAAGGGAAGACGAATGGGAACACATGGACACTAACATCCGACGCTATGGATCAAACATGGCAAGTGATACAAGAAGAGAGGCGACTCACCCGAGGTTGGAAGGAGTTCGCTGAGGCACATGACCTTCGAATAGGAgacattgtcatcttcaaacTCAAAGGTTCCATGGTCTTTCACGTCACTCCCTTTGGTCCGAGCTGCTGTGACATCCAGTACACATATCCCAACTCAATGGAAGAAGCCCATGACCACCAGAACAATA CAGGAACAGGGGCTAGGTTTTCTTACTCGTGGGACTACTGTTTTAAGGCTGAGGTCACGGATTCTAATGTCCGTGAAGACAAACTT AATCTCCCTGTGGGGGCTACTGGTTGTAATGCTCTGAACAAAGAATGCAAGAAGGCGAAACTAGTGAACATAGAGGGAAAGGCGTGGAATGTGTCAATGCGATTTAACGAATCAGGCGGCTTCTACTACATCAAAGGGTGGAGAAAGTTCTGTGCTGAAAACAAATGCCACATTGGAGACAGCTTTGTCTTCAATGTGGTTGGAGATGGGAACACTTTGCCATTGATGTGTGTCTGTTCTCCAAGTAAGGAGTGTCTTAAATCTGCAGGTGACATTGCTTCTTCCTCCCGGGTGAACTAG
- the LOC117127854 gene encoding uncharacterized protein LOC117127854, with product MTNNVFVHFTYEDCMYGISVKASVEDVTLSMLHEKIYKKLGLDERKEKLKLSYIPMVIRCKKAVTIADDDDLYVYLGCVDKENQRCLLVVESSERSGARPQDKLSIAGKSSVGMNYNDLQLLEHEVGPNAITLYVGENQGNNEVSAKETGTGMETDTGMETDTAAETDTAAETDTGMENDTAAETDKGMENDTAAETDTGMENDTATENETAAENETAAETDTVHPTADKYVEEPPAIVRSSCIEEWGDGLSLNKHDEFPSKKAIQEMVDRAAYCECYRYVTKKSDRNRLVITCSQADCKWVIRASRIAGTEIFSIKSYTKMHTCSRTQQSDSNDKRRASAEVVASFLNEEFPGDVQTPTPKDIKALVKSKLGVMISYSTALRGKNLASCDTRGSPEDSYRMMYSYLFMLEKMNTGTKTSVKLDDSGKFKYLFIALGACIEGFAVMRKVIVVDATWLKNGYGGVLIFAKAQDPNRHCYPLAFAVLDGENHASWTWFFEMLRSVIPDSSELVFMSDRNPSLIFAIANVYPQAHHGHCLWHLKENVKGHASNVTKDVVGHRFMELGKMYTMADFNAAYERFKLRFPSAYTYVEEKTEKDKWARVFFPRDRYNLDTSNSVESMNKVFREARRWALIPMLDCIIRTFSDWFNQRRKDAVSQSLGTMLVPLVENYLHDLWVLARTLPVRELNSYELEYEVKDSHGKMFLTNLIAKTCTCKVWDYEKIPCLHGLAAYIYYTNEVDNGGGRSRDINIVYHELCSKYYWTELWALAYCRTIYAVPDMSVWEVPDHIRELKIIPPDPIKRKGRKRVNRLPSGGERRRRTQNKKRPRQNFGFNWLLFGNGSSPSEQNTA from the coding sequence ATGACCAATAACGTATTCGTACATTTTACATATGAAGACTGCATGTATGGTATATCTGTGAAGGCATCAGTGGAGGATGTGACGTTGTCAATGTTACATGAAAAGATATATAAGAAGCTTGGGTTGGATGAACGTAAGGAAAAACTGAAATTGAGCTACATTCCGATGGTGATACGTTGCAAGAAAGCTGTAACTATTGCTGATGATGACGATCTTTATGTTTACCTCGGATGTGTCGATAAAGAGAACCAAAGATGTCTTTTGGTTGTGGAGAGTAGTGAAAGGTCGGGAGCGAGACCACAAGATAAACTTTCGATAGCGGGTAAAAGTTCTGTTGGTATGAACTACAACGATTTGCAGCTATTGGAACATGAAGTTGGACCTAATGCCATTACATTGTACGTTGGTGAGAACCAGGGGAATAACGAGGTGAGTGCTAAAGAGACTGGTACTGGTATGGAGACTGATACTGGTATGGAGACTGATACGGCTGCGGAGACTGATACGGCTGCGGAGACTGATACAGGTATGGAGAATGATACGGCTGCGGAGACTGATAAAGGTATGGAGAATGATACGGCTGCGGAAACTGATACTGGTATGGAGAATGATACTGCTACGGAGAATGAAACGGCTGCGGAGAATGAAACGGCTGCGGAGACTGATACCGTACATCCAACCGCCGATAAGTATGTTGAAGAGCCACCTGCAATAGTACGGAGTAGTTGTATAGAGGAATGGGGCGATGGTTTGAGTCTTAATAAACATGACGAATTTCCAAGTAAGAAGGCAATTCAGGAGATGGTGGATAGAGCTGCATATTGTGAATGTTATCGTTATGTCACTAAAAAGTCAGATCGAAATCGATTGGTGATAACATGTTCGCAAGCTGACTGCAAATGGGTAATACGAGCTTCAAGGATTGCTGGGACAGAAATTTTCTCAATAAAAAGCTACACGAAGATGCATACATGCTCGCGGACACAACAAAGTGACAGCAACGACAAGAGAAGAGCGTCAGCAGAAGTAGTGGCAAGTTTTTTGAATGAGGAATTCCCAGGAGATGTGCAAACTCCAACTCCAAAAGATATTAAGGCTCTGGTTAAGTCCAAACTTGGTGTCATGATATCCTACTCCACAGCATTGCGTGGAAAGAATTTGGCTTCTTGTGATACACGTGGTAGTCCGGAAGATAGCTACAGGATGATGTATAGCTATTTGTTCATGTTAGAGAAAATGAACACGGGAACAAAAACTAGTGTGAAATTGGATGACTCAGGTAAATTCAAGTACCTCTTCATAGCGTTGGGAGCTTGCATTGAAGGGTTTGCAGTTATGAGAAAAGTGATTGTTGTCGATGCAACATGGCTGAAGAACGGATATGGGGGTGTTCTAATTTTTGCCAAAGCTCAAGATCCTAACCGTCATTGCTATCCACTTGCGTTTGCTGTACTTGATGGAGAGAATCATGCTAGTTGGACCTGGTTTTTTGAGATGCTTAGAAGCGTTATACCAGACTCTTCTGAACTGGTTTTCATGAGTGATAGAAATCCAAGTCTGATATTTGCAATAGCAAACGTGTACCCTCAGGCTCACCATGGTCATTGTTTATGGCATTTGAAGGAAAATGTTAAAGGGCATGCTTCTAACGTCACCAAAGATGTAGTCGGGCATAGATTCATGGAGTTGGGAAAGATGTACACAATGGCTGATTTCAATGCTGCTTACGAAAGATTTAAGCTAAGGTTCCCTTCAGCTTACACGTATGTGGAGGAGAAAACTGAAAAAGACAAATGGGCAAGGGTTTTTTTCCCACGTGACAGGTACAACTTGGACACAAGCAACAGCGTGGAATCAATGAACAAAGTGTTTAGAGAGGCAAGGAGGTGGGCCTTGATACCAATGCTGGATTGTATCATTAGGACATTCTCTGATTGGTTTAATCAACGTCGGAAGGATGCTGTTTCACAATCATTGGGTACCATGCTAGTGCCTCTGGTTGAGAACTACTTGCACGATCTATGGGTTCTTGCGCGAACGCTACCTGTGCGGGAGCTTAATAGTTATGAGCTAGAGTACGAGGTCAAGGATAGTCATGGGAAGATGTTTTTGACGAACTTGATTGCCAAAACTTGTACTTGCAAGgtgtgggattatgaaaagatTCCTTGTCTGCACGGACTGGCTGCTTATATCTATTACACTAATGAGGTGGATAATGGGGGTGGTAGGAGCCGTGATATCAACATAGTATATCATGAGTTGTGCTCAAAATACTATTGGACGGAACTGTGGGCATTGGCGTATTGCAGGACAATTTATGCTGTGCCAGACATGTCTGTATGGGAAGTCCCGGATCACATCAGGGAGCTGAAGATCATACCTCCGGATCCTATCAAGCGGAAGGGAAGGAAAAGAGTTAATAGACTTCCATCTGGTGGAGAACGCCGTAGGAGGACACAGAACAAAAAGCGGCCTAGGCAAAATTTTGGTTTCAATTGGCTGTTATTTGGAAATGGTTCAAGCCCTTCAGAGCAGAACACGGCCTAA
- the LOC103848631 gene encoding uncharacterized protein LOC103848631, giving the protein MRLILTVMLSFIPYLYSSPHRPCSSSPVARPRLRRCRLSRFATALVATTALLLASVAWLSLVFSPATSRCWHLLRDWEDAHIWNRRYEREGEISPPALPIFDHDQEIAQPRNRSLLGLDLSLNHLMFGIAGSSQLWERRKELVRLWWKPSQMRGHVWLEEQVSPQEGDDSLPPIILSEDSSRFRYTNPTGHPSGLRISRIAMESFRLSLPGVRWFILGDDDTIFNVNNLLAVLSKYDPSEMVYVGNPSESHSANSYFSHNMAFGGGGIAISFPLAEALSRIHDDCIDRYPKLYGSDDRLHACITELGVPLSKEPGFHQWDIKGDAHGILSSHPIAPFVSIHHVEAVNPLYPGLSTLDSLKLFTEAMDLSPRSVLQRSICYDHTHKLTFSISLGYVVQVFPNLLLPRDLERADLTFSAWNGIRHPSEFDLDIKLPVSSLCKKPILFFLNEVGREGNATLGTYSRSLVKDDLKRKLLCFPSSPPLPNVEKIQVLGLPLSKNWHLAPRRLCCRATPTTNEPFRLTVGQCGKIILGSTISSQ; this is encoded by the exons ATGCGTTTAATCCTCACCGTCATGCTCTCATTCATTCCATACCTTTATTCCTCTCCTCACCGTCCCTGCTCCTCCTCCCCCGTCGCTCGTCCTCGCCTCCGTCGCTGCCGTCTCAGTCGTTTCGCCACCGCATTGGTCGCTACAACCGCTCTTCTCCTCGCCTCCGTGGCCTGGCTCTCCCTCGTCTTCTCACCCGCCACTTCTCGCTGCTGGCATCTCCTTAGGGATTGGGAAGACGCCCATATCTGGAACAGACGGTACGAAAGGGAAGGGGAAATCTCTCCGCCGGCTCTCCCTATCTTCGATCATGACCAAGAGATTGCCCAACCGAGGAATCGAAGTCTCTTGGGGCTTGATCTGTCTCTGAACCACTTGATGTTTGGCATCGCTGGGTCTTCACAGCTCTGGGAACGACGCAAGGAGCTGGTGAGGCTATGGTGGAAGCCTTCCCAGATGCGTGGTCACGTCTGGCTCGAAGAGCAGGTCTCTCCGCAGGAAGGAGATGATTCTCTTCCTCCTATCATCCTCTCCGAAGACTCCTCTCGCTTCCGTTACACCAATCCCACTGGCCATCCTTCTGGACTTCGAATCTCACGCATCGCCATGGAGTCTTTCCGCCTCTCTCTCCCCGGTGTCCGCTGGTTTATCCTCGGAGACGACGACACTATCTTCAATGTTAACAACCTTCTTGCTGTCTTGAGCAAGTACGATCCTTCCGAGATGGTTTATGTCGGAAACCCTTCCGAGAGCCACTCTGCTAACTCCTACTTCAGTCATAACATGGCTTTCGGAGGCGGCGGCATTGCCATCAGCTTCCCTCTCGCCGAAGCCCTCTCTCGCATCCATGATGATTGTATCGATAGATACCCTAAGCTATACGGTAGTGATGATCGTCTTCACGCCTGCATCACCGAACTCGGAGTTCCTCTCTCCAAAGAGCCTGGCTTTCACCAG TGGGACATTAAGGGAGATGCTCATGGCATCTTGTCCTCTCATCCCATCGCACCTTTTGTCTCTATTCATCACGTTGAAGCTGTTAATCCTCTCTATCCGGGCTTATCCACATTAGATAGTTTGAAACTCTTCACCGAAGCTATGGATTTGAGCCCCAGGAGTGTTTTGCAGCGATCCATCTGTTACGATCATACTCACAAGCTCACTTTTTCAATCTCTCTTGGCTATGTTGTACAAGTCTTCCCGAACCTTCTCTTACCACGGGATCTTGAGCGAGCTGACCTTACCTTCTCTGCCTGGAACGGGATTAGACATCCCAGTGAGTTTGACCTTGACATCAAGCTTCCTGTTTCATCTCTCTGTAAGAAGCCTATACTCTTCTTCTTAAACGAGGTAGGACGTGAAGGCAATGCGACTCTTGGAACCTACTCTAGATCATTGGTAAAAGATGATTTGAAGAGGAAGCTTCTATGCTTTCCAAGCTCTCCTCCTCTGCCTAATGTGGAAAAGATCCAGGTCCTAGGGCTTCCTCTGAGCAAAAATTGGCACTTG GCGCCGAGACGGTTGTGTTGCAGAGCAACTCCAACTACTAATGAGCCTTTCAGATTAACAGTTGGGCAGTGTGGAAAGATCATCTTGGGTTCCACGATTAGTTCCCAATGA